A genomic stretch from Acidimicrobiales bacterium includes:
- a CDS encoding sigma-70 family RNA polymerase sigma factor, with translation MNPVDPAEFCADVRGRLVAALVLYTGDRHLAEELAQEALARAWERWDTVGSMASPEGWTFRTARNLAVSRWRRRAIERRARQSAAPVVVDPAEGVAIRDAVSALPERQRATLVARFYLGLSVAEAAEHLGCAEGTVKAATSQALDRLRSQGFIDDLSADERPGA, from the coding sequence ATGAATCCCGTTGACCCGGCCGAGTTCTGTGCAGACGTGCGAGGGCGGCTCGTCGCCGCGCTCGTGCTCTACACCGGCGACCGCCACCTCGCCGAGGAGCTCGCGCAGGAGGCGCTGGCCCGGGCGTGGGAGCGGTGGGACACCGTCGGTTCGATGGCGTCACCGGAGGGTTGGACGTTCCGCACGGCCCGTAACCTGGCCGTGTCGCGGTGGCGCCGACGGGCGATCGAGCGGCGGGCGCGGCAGTCGGCCGCACCAGTCGTCGTCGACCCGGCCGAGGGTGTCGCCATCCGTGATGCGGTCTCGGCGCTGCCGGAGCGCCAGCGGGCGACGTTGGTGGCCCGCTTCTACCTGGGCCTCTCGGTGGCCGAGGCGGCCGAGCACCTCGGCTGCGCCGAAGGCACGGTCAAGGCGGCCACCAGCCAGGCCCTCGACCGGCTTCGGTCGCAGGGGTTCATCGACGATCTGTCCGCCGATGAAAGGCCGGGAGCATGA